A genome region from Panicum virgatum strain AP13 chromosome 4K, P.virgatum_v5, whole genome shotgun sequence includes the following:
- the LOC120704164 gene encoding RING-H2 finger protein ATL74-like: MPMPSRPPMLWPLHSTPLVRFSFAASRRRSHQRPPLALISFFPQIFLGMPPRMSHMSACSSMAPAPAAEAPRAPPSPLDYDAVVILAAMLCALVCAMGLNSMLQCVVRCTRRAVPDPVGWVAHRRASAGFKREDVVALPVATYVASPPPAAAAGCAICLSDFADGERMRVLPVCGHRFHVACIDRWLASHCSCPTCRRRLSSESGAGGHHHLQVLTAV, translated from the coding sequence ATGCCCATGCCGTCCCGTCCTCCAATGCTGTGGCCGCTCCACTCCACTCCCCTTGTCCGCTTCTCTTTTGCAGCTTCTCGGCGCCGGTCTCACCAGCGACCGCCTCTGGCCTTGATTTCTTTCTTCCCCCAAATATTCTTGGGCATGCCGCCGCGAATGTCCCACATGTCCGCCTGCAGCAGcatggcgcccgcgcccgcggccgaggcgccgcgcgcgccgccgtcgccgctggacTACGACGCGGTGGTGATCCTGGCGGCGATGCTGTGCGCGCTGGTGTGCGCGATGGGGCTCAACTCGATGCTCCAGTGCGTTGTGCGGTGCACGCGCCGGGCCGTGCCCGACCCCGTCGGCTGGGTCGCGCACCGCCGCGCCAGCGCCGGGTTCAAGCGCGAGGACGTCGTCGCGCTGCCCGTGGCCACCtacgtcgcctcgccgccgccggccgcggcggcggggtgcgcCATCTGCCTGTCGGACTTCGCCGACGGGGAGAGGATGCGGGTGCTCCCCGTGTGCGGGCACCGGTTCCACGTCGCGTGCATCGACAGGTGGCTCGCCTCGCACTGCTCCTGCCCGAcgtgccggcgccgcctctcCTCCGAGTCCGGCGCCGGAGGTCACCACCACCTGCAAGTCTTGACGGCTGTATGA